The genome window AAAACAAGGATTAAACCAATATAATAAGGTAATTTTAGAATATATAATGAAATAAAAATAACTAATCCTAAAATAATTATTTTATAAACATTGTCTTTTTTAAATTTATGATCAAAATCTGGTACATTAGCTCCTATTAAAGTAAGAGCAATCAAAAGAGGATTATGAAAAAACATTATAGACAAAATTAATGCAAATATCGAATGCCCTTTATACGAAGACAATGTTAAACTCTCCTTGTTTTAGAAAATTGCACTAATCAAACTTATTACAAATTTCTAAATAAAATAGTATAAAATATACTATTAATAATTCATGTAAGAGCATTTGAAAAGTATTAATAAAAAAGTAATCAAATCCCAAAGTAAGATAAAAAACTCTTCATTTGAGCATATGATCTCTCAACACTACCCTTACCTACTGATGCAAATGGAGATACAACTTCGCCTGTAATGGCTGGAATACCTTTTAAATTAGAAACATCTTCAATAGCCCCTTTATAAATAGAACCAGCAACATCATATGCAATAACTTCCGAACCAACATCATTTGAAATATAATTAGCTATTAAAAAGCTTTCAGGAGAAGGGTTTTTAGACGAGAAAATAACTTCACAGCCAGGATTACTATTATAAGCTGTAGTGTGAAAATCCCCAACAAAATTAATTTTTAAATCATCAATAACTTGAATAATCAAACTACTCAGAGAATTTTTAATATGGGCTGATCGGTTTAAATCACGTTCGTTAAATGTTCTTTCATTAAGCATTGAAGCTTTTGGAGCAACGAATGGAATAAAATAAACAGTATGCGATAATTCTTTTTCAACAAATTCATTTAATAAATTTAAATTAGCTATTTGAGAAGACAATTCATTACCATGAACACCAGATGAAACTAAAATCCTATTTCCCTTATTGCCTAATTTAAAAATAGGTGTACCATAAATACATTTTTCTAAAATAAATTTGTTTAATGGATTTAATTTAATTTTTTCAAAAATGTGTCTATTTTTTGAGATATATCCACCAGAAATTCGTGAGATATAACCCATTTCTAAATTATTGAATTGATTTAATTTTTGAAATTCCATACATTATTATACATTAAAACTTTTATTTAAAATTAATATAATATTAAAATAGGGATGATATGAAAAAATATATTAAAAAAATGCTCAAACTCATAGACTACGAAAGGGAAGCTGAAATAGAGTTAATGATTTCTGAAATTAAAAATATGAGTGGAATAAAAAGAGAAAAACTAGGTCGAGCAATAAATAAATTAAACGGAAAATACTTAGGTCGTGAATTAGGATTAGAAATTGTACAATACGGTAGAAACGAAATAATAGATACTGAAATTTCTGTTGGAGATATGGTTCTAATAAGTACCCAAGATCCACTGAAAAGCAATTTAACTGGCACTGTAACAGAAAAAGGAAATAGATTTATTAAAGTAGCTTTTGATAAAAAAGTTCCTAAATGGTCCTTAAAAAAGAAAGTAAGACTCGATTTATATGCAAACGACATTACATTTAGAAGAATGGAAGATAATTTATGTCATTTATCAATTAAAGGTAAAAATGCTCTTGAATACATTTTAAACAATAGAAATCCTAAAAAAAATAAACCCGCCCCCCATATTTTATATATTGATAATTTTTTAAATGAATCTCAAAAAAGTGCTATTGAAAATAGCTTATCTTGTGAGAACTTTTTTTTAATACATGGCCCATTTGGAACTGGTAAAACCAGAACATTAGTTGAGCTAATATCACAAGAAACTAGGAAAAATCATAAGGTTTTAGCCACAGCTGAAAGTAATACTGCTGTTGATAATATTTTAGAAAGACTTAGTGAAAATAAAAAATTAAACATTACCCGATTAGGTCATCCTCAAAGAGTTTCAAAAACAAATATTAGCTATACATTAGCTTATAAAGCTGAAAATCACAAGTTAAATAAAAGAATTAATGATATCTATAGAAAAATTGATAAAATAATTGATAAAAGAAGTAGTTACACTAAACCAACTCCCCAATACAGACGAGGTTATGGAGATTATGATATTTTGTATAATGCTTCTAAGAATAAAGGAGGAAGAGGAATAAGTATTGAAAAAATGAAATCAATGGCTAAATGGATTGAATACTCACAACGAATTGATGAAGCTCACAGCGAAATCAAAAGAATTGAAAATAAGATGATTAATGAAATCATCGATAAAAGTGATGTGATTTTATCTACAAACTCATCAGCAGCTCTCGATTCGATATCTAGAACAAAATTTGATGTTGCAATAATTGATGAAGCTTCTCAAGCCACAATACCAAGTATTTTAATTCCTATTTCTAAAGCCCATAGATTCATATTAGCAGGAGATCACAAACAATTACCTCCAACAATAATTAGTAATAGGGCAAATGACCTTAAAAATACATTATTTGAAGAATTAATTAAAAAATACCCATTTAAATCACAGTTATTAAATACACAATATAGAATGAATAAATTACTTATGAAATTTCCAAATGAAGAATTTTACAATAGTAATTTAAAAAGTGCAGAAATTGTTGACGACATAGCACTTAATAATCTTATTGATTGTGAGGAAGAAAAACCTTTAACGTTTATTGATACATCAGATATGGACAATAATAAAGAAAAACATTTAAAAGATTCTAAATCAATAATTAATAAAGCAGAAGCAAGTATTGCTTTAAAAATAGCTCATAATTATCTTGATTTAGGTGTTAAAGTTAAAGATATTGGAATAATAAGTCCTTATTCAGATCAAGTTAAACTAATCCAAGAAAAAACAGAAATTGAAGTTAAAACTGTTGATGGATTTCAAGGAAGAGAAAAAGAAATCATAATAATTTCCAGCGTAAGAAGTAATGATAAGGGCAATATTGGATTTTTAAATGATTTAAGAAGATTAAATGTTGCAATAACAAGAGCAAAAAGAAAACTTATAATAATTGGAAATAAAAACACCTTAAAAGTAAATCCAACTTATTCTAGATTTATTCAATTTGTAGAAAATGAAAATTTATTATTAAAAATTTAGGTAAACCTAAACTTTATATACTAGTAAAAACAATAATACAAATAAGAGAAAAAAAGAATAAGTACTTTTGACTCTCTAACTCTTAATTGAGGGTTTTAATTTTCAAGCCCATATAACTTTAAACCTCAATAATAACCCTCAATTAAGAGTTCTCTTCTGTCAACTTTTTTTATTAATAATATCAACCCAATTTATATTAATTTTCGTTGTTTTTTTTTTGAATTAATTAAAATTTCATGTTTTAATTAGAAGTTATTTTAATTTTTGGCACTGTTCAAAATTGTCAGATAACTTGACTCTCATTTGATTATTAATAAGTATGTAAATAGCAAATTATAGATTCAGTAGGCGCAACACTACCTCCAGAGCATGTAATATGAGATCCAAACCTTTTTCAAAATCTAAACCATTTACCATCGCCATAAACCCATTTTTATCTAAATCATTTATCCCATTAGGTAAATTGTTAG of Methanobrevibacter oralis contains these proteins:
- a CDS encoding M14 family metallopeptidase codes for the protein MEFQKLNQFNNLEMGYISRISGGYISKNRHIFEKIKLNPLNKFILEKCIYGTPIFKLGNKGNRILVSSGVHGNELSSQIANLNLLNEFVEKELSHTVYFIPFVAPKASMLNERTFNERDLNRSAHIKNSLSSLIIQVIDDLKINFVGDFHTTAYNSNPGCEVIFSSKNPSPESFLIANYISNDVGSEVIAYDVAGSIYKGAIEDVSNLKGIPAITGEVVSPFASVGKGSVERSYAQMKSFLSYFGI
- a CDS encoding IGHMBP2 family helicase, which codes for MKKYIKKMLKLIDYEREAEIELMISEIKNMSGIKREKLGRAINKLNGKYLGRELGLEIVQYGRNEIIDTEISVGDMVLISTQDPLKSNLTGTVTEKGNRFIKVAFDKKVPKWSLKKKVRLDLYANDITFRRMEDNLCHLSIKGKNALEYILNNRNPKKNKPAPHILYIDNFLNESQKSAIENSLSCENFFLIHGPFGTGKTRTLVELISQETRKNHKVLATAESNTAVDNILERLSENKKLNITRLGHPQRVSKTNISYTLAYKAENHKLNKRINDIYRKIDKIIDKRSSYTKPTPQYRRGYGDYDILYNASKNKGGRGISIEKMKSMAKWIEYSQRIDEAHSEIKRIENKMINEIIDKSDVILSTNSSAALDSISRTKFDVAIIDEASQATIPSILIPISKAHRFILAGDHKQLPPTIISNRANDLKNTLFEELIKKYPFKSQLLNTQYRMNKLLMKFPNEEFYNSNLKSAEIVDDIALNNLIDCEEEKPLTFIDTSDMDNNKEKHLKDSKSIINKAEASIALKIAHNYLDLGVKVKDIGIISPYSDQVKLIQEKTEIEVKTVDGFQGREKEIIIISSVRSNDKGNIGFLNDLRRLNVAITRAKRKLIIIGNKNTLKVNPTYSRFIQFVENENLLLKI